In the Leptospiraceae bacterium genome, one interval contains:
- a CDS encoding YebC/PmpR family DNA-binding transcriptional regulator — MSGHSKWATIKRKKEAIDSKRGAIFTRFAKELSVAAKMGGSDPDSNPRLRLAILKAKSQNMPKDNIERAIKKGAGELEGVVYEECVYECYAPGGIAIMVEVLTDKKSRTTPEIKNILTKSGGSLGNPGSVSRLFERKGFISIPSNSTKEDTLVDLAVEAGADDVVLVEDHFQVTTTPESYEKVQIAINTAGIQVEESEIRYIPSVTVEVSDKINAEKVMKIIESFETQDDVQGVHSNFDLHPDLAKEM, encoded by the coding sequence GTGTCAGGACATTCCAAATGGGCAACTATTAAAAGAAAAAAAGAAGCAATTGATTCCAAAAGAGGGGCAATTTTTACAAGATTTGCAAAAGAGCTTTCAGTAGCCGCAAAAATGGGTGGCTCTGACCCGGATTCAAATCCAAGATTAAGGCTTGCTATTCTAAAAGCAAAATCTCAAAATATGCCAAAAGACAATATTGAGAGAGCAATCAAAAAAGGTGCTGGAGAGTTGGAAGGCGTTGTGTACGAAGAATGTGTCTATGAGTGCTATGCACCGGGAGGGATCGCAATTATGGTAGAGGTATTAACCGATAAAAAGTCCAGAACAACCCCCGAAATCAAAAATATTTTAACAAAATCAGGTGGCTCACTAGGAAATCCGGGAAGTGTAAGTAGGCTATTTGAAAGAAAAGGGTTTATAAGCATTCCAAGTAACTCTACAAAAGAAGACACTCTTGTAGATCTCGCAGTAGAAGCAGGCGCTGACGATGTAGTGTTGGTAGAGGATCATTTTCAGGTAACTACTACACCTGAGAGTTATGAAAAAGTACAAATTGCAATCAACACTGCCGGAATACAGGTAGAGGAATCTGAAATTCGATATATTCCAAGTGTGACCGTAGAAGTATCAGATAAGATCAACGCAGAAAAGGTTATGAAAATCATAGAGTCCTTTGAAACCCAAGATGACGTTCAAGGGGTACATTCTAATTTTGATCTTCACCCGGATCTGGCAAAGGAAATGTAA
- the recG gene encoding ATP-dependent DNA helicase RecG encodes MKEFSLTDSVELLKGVGPKKKESLKSINIENFSDLLYYFPRRYLDRNLTSSVVLTTATNVTLLVTVQDFYLAHGKKSRLVVGVVTSRNERISLIFFKGLPYYKNLFKEGMVVAVSGKLDYFRGLQIVHPEIEIVSSDDPEDLLHSGRIIPLYHSTETLKSDGLDSRGFRRLIKQVIIFMESSSISVEEILPKEILKKRKMYDRKKSFTEIHFPSSDESLQEARRRFIYEEFYFFHLLMLFKQEKRNEIKRILWPLPNSSTADKLKRNLPFKLTEDQEGAVSQILDLAKVEKPMAVLLQGDVGSGKTITALLIALHYIENSIQVCFVAPTEILARQHYLSILNLLGNFPFLGIELLVGKEKEKTRKEKLHDLKTGGISMVVGTHTLFQDDVEFKDLGLVIIDEQHKFGVEQRESIRAKGKNPDIIAMTATPIPRSLTLTIYGDLKLVLIKNKPIGRKPITTKWVREEKRASVYNSIKKYLNEKRQCFIVYPLIEESEKLDLQSCIDAYEELRKTIFKEYSVGLLHGKMKSEEKNLVMEKFKKNEIHILVTTTVIEVGIDIPNATMLIVENADRFGISQLHQLRGRVGRGDKESFCILITPNKVSEDANMRLDAIVSTEDGFSLAETDLKIRGPGELLGLRQSGLPDFKIADLQKDESIAIEAREDAEKSGKISDLEKYEIRTRFSEGRILFPN; translated from the coding sequence ATGAAAGAATTTTCTTTAACAGATTCTGTTGAGTTGTTGAAAGGTGTGGGTCCCAAAAAAAAAGAATCGCTAAAGTCTATAAATATAGAAAATTTTTCTGATCTACTCTATTATTTTCCAAGACGTTATCTTGACAGAAACTTAACTTCTTCTGTAGTGCTTACGACGGCAACTAACGTAACACTACTTGTAACCGTACAAGATTTCTATCTTGCACACGGGAAAAAATCCAGACTTGTTGTAGGTGTTGTAACTTCCAGAAACGAAAGAATTTCACTGATATTTTTCAAAGGTCTCCCCTATTACAAAAATTTATTCAAAGAAGGAATGGTTGTAGCAGTATCAGGAAAGCTCGACTATTTTAGAGGTTTACAAATCGTTCACCCTGAAATTGAAATAGTTTCTTCTGATGACCCTGAGGACTTACTTCATTCAGGAAGAATTATTCCACTTTATCATTCCACAGAAACTCTGAAATCCGATGGATTAGACTCCAGAGGGTTTAGAAGACTAATCAAGCAAGTAATTATTTTTATGGAGAGTAGTTCTATTTCTGTAGAAGAAATTCTGCCAAAAGAGATTTTAAAGAAAAGAAAAATGTATGACAGAAAAAAATCTTTTACTGAAATCCATTTTCCTTCAAGTGATGAGTCTTTGCAGGAAGCAAGAAGAAGGTTTATTTACGAAGAGTTTTATTTTTTTCACTTGCTTATGTTATTTAAACAAGAAAAAAGAAATGAAATAAAAAGAATTTTATGGCCTCTTCCAAACTCATCTACAGCAGATAAGCTAAAAAGAAATCTACCTTTCAAATTAACAGAAGACCAAGAAGGTGCAGTCAGTCAAATCTTAGACCTTGCAAAAGTAGAAAAGCCTATGGCTGTTTTACTCCAAGGAGATGTAGGCTCAGGAAAAACTATCACTGCACTTTTAATTGCCCTACACTATATTGAAAATTCTATTCAAGTATGTTTTGTTGCACCTACTGAGATTTTAGCGAGGCAACACTACCTATCTATTTTGAACTTACTCGGTAACTTTCCATTTTTGGGAATTGAGTTATTGGTAGGTAAAGAAAAAGAAAAAACAAGAAAAGAAAAATTGCACGATTTAAAAACCGGTGGGATTTCTATGGTTGTTGGAACTCATACACTTTTTCAAGACGATGTAGAGTTTAAAGACCTTGGCTTAGTCATAATTGATGAGCAACATAAGTTTGGAGTAGAGCAAAGAGAATCTATTCGAGCAAAAGGAAAAAATCCCGACATCATAGCAATGACTGCGACTCCAATTCCGAGATCTCTAACTCTTACAATTTACGGGGACTTAAAATTAGTTTTAATTAAAAATAAACCAATCGGTAGAAAACCAATTACAACTAAATGGGTTCGGGAAGAAAAAAGAGCCTCAGTTTACAATTCTATAAAAAAATATTTAAACGAGAAAAGACAGTGCTTTATCGTTTATCCTTTAATAGAAGAATCAGAAAAATTAGACCTACAGTCTTGCATCGACGCTTATGAAGAGCTACGCAAAACTATTTTCAAAGAATATTCTGTAGGACTACTTCACGGAAAAATGAAATCTGAAGAGAAAAACTTAGTCATGGAGAAGTTTAAAAAAAATGAAATCCATATTTTAGTAACAACAACAGTAATAGAAGTAGGTATAGATATTCCAAATGCAACAATGCTTATAGTCGAAAATGCAGACCGGTTTGGAATTTCACAGCTTCACCAGCTTAGAGGGAGAGTGGGAAGGGGAGATAAGGAAAGTTTTTGTATATTGATCACTCCAAATAAGGTTAGTGAAGACGCTAACATGAGATTGGATGCAATAGTTTCTACAGAGGACGGGTTTTCTCTTGCAGAAACAGATTTAAAAATACGTGGGCCGGGGGAATTACTAGGGCTTCGTCAGAGTGGGCTTCCCGATTTTAAAATTGCAGACTTACAAAAAGATGAATCTATTGCGATTGAGGCAAGAGAAGATGCAGAGAAATCTGGGAAGATCAGCGATTTAGAAAAATATGAAATTAGGACAAGATTTAGTGAAGGCAGAATTTTGTTTCCAAATTAA
- a CDS encoding response regulator — protein MKKILIVDDQPQISRILTDILVSEGFQVEVARNGAIGVAKTIEIKPDLIFMDIMMPVKDGFEATREIRNIKEFESTPIVFLTAKGQSSDREKAIEVGGNEFITKPFSPKKILEVVKSILST, from the coding sequence GTGAAGAAAATTCTGATCGTAGATGACCAACCTCAAATTTCCAGAATACTCACAGATATTTTAGTCAGCGAAGGATTTCAAGTTGAAGTTGCAAGAAATGGAGCGATAGGAGTTGCCAAAACTATCGAAATAAAACCTGATTTAATTTTTATGGATATAATGATGCCCGTAAAAGACGGATTTGAAGCCACGAGAGAAATTCGCAATATCAAAGAGTTTGAATCAACACCCATTGTTTTCTTAACTGCAAAAGGACAATCCTCTGACAGAGAAAAAGCTATAGAAGTTGGTGGGAATGAATTTATAACAAAACCTTTTTCACCAAAAAAAATACTTGAAGTTGTAAAATCTATTCTTTCTACTTAA
- a CDS encoding amidohydrolase family protein — protein MDIDIEKISGRIVTHEKDFFGTIFFSNKIGLIQDVVSAESESLQRSYSLTDCVIFPGFGDIHIHAREDESQKQIYKEDFQSVSHAALNGGVVHIADMPNNPIPPIDDDSYKKKDSLAQKKSPILITLYAGIGPNTKPLSRKVPYKVFMGPSIGELYFKTNEELEDVMRHYRGENVSFHCEDPIILENHKGEKLHEDRRPPLAEITATEFAIYLIEKYDLKGKLCHYSTKEGLKKIIEAKKRHLSVTCEVTPTHLFFDRSMITSENFFWFQMNPPLREKEDKEALLNSLIQGDIDYLATDHAPHTIEEKKKGISGISQLDTYSLFVTWLINEKKVPLKRIAEVCAKNPGDFVNGFLPEKYGKGFGRIEKGYSASFTILNLREKTIFQKEMIKSKSGWSPYEGFSFPGKLEAVYFHGRKV, from the coding sequence ATGGATATTGATATAGAAAAAATTTCAGGTAGGATCGTAACACACGAAAAAGATTTTTTTGGAACTATTTTTTTTAGCAATAAGATAGGTCTTATTCAAGATGTGGTTTCGGCTGAGTCTGAAAGTTTACAGAGAAGTTATTCACTTACCGATTGTGTGATTTTTCCCGGATTTGGGGATATCCACATTCACGCAAGAGAGGACGAGTCACAAAAACAAATCTATAAAGAAGATTTTCAAAGCGTTTCGCATGCAGCCCTAAACGGTGGAGTAGTCCATATAGCTGATATGCCAAATAACCCAATACCACCTATTGACGATGATAGTTACAAAAAAAAAGACAGCCTTGCACAAAAAAAATCACCGATTTTGATTACTCTATACGCTGGGATTGGACCTAACACTAAACCACTTTCCAGAAAAGTTCCCTATAAAGTTTTTATGGGCCCTTCGATTGGCGAATTGTATTTTAAGACAAACGAAGAGCTTGAGGACGTTATGCGCCACTATAGAGGAGAAAATGTTAGCTTCCACTGTGAAGACCCTATTATTTTAGAAAACCATAAGGGTGAAAAATTGCACGAAGATAGAAGACCTCCATTAGCAGAAATAACTGCAACTGAGTTTGCTATTTACTTAATTGAAAAATACGATCTAAAAGGAAAACTCTGCCATTACTCTACAAAAGAAGGATTAAAAAAAATTATCGAAGCAAAAAAAAGACACTTATCTGTCACTTGTGAGGTTACGCCCACCCATTTGTTTTTTGACAGATCTATGATTACAAGTGAGAATTTTTTTTGGTTTCAGATGAATCCCCCTTTAAGAGAAAAAGAAGACAAAGAGGCTTTACTAAATTCTCTGATTCAAGGTGATATAGACTACCTTGCTACAGATCATGCTCCTCACACAATTGAAGAAAAGAAAAAAGGAATTAGTGGGATTTCTCAATTAGACACGTATTCGCTATTCGTAACTTGGCTCATCAACGAAAAAAAAGTACCCTTAAAAAGAATAGCAGAGGTCTGTGCTAAAAATCCGGGAGATTTTGTAAATGGATTTTTACCAGAAAAATACGGTAAAGGATTTGGTAGAATTGAAAAAGGATATTCTGCGAGTTTCACAATTTTAAATTTACGAGAAAAAACTATATTTCAAAAAGAAATGATAAAAAGCAAAAGCGGCTGGTCTCCTTATGAAGGGTTTTCATTTCCAGGAAAATTAGAAGCGGTATATTTCCACGGAAGAAAAGTTTAA
- a CDS encoding nitroreductase — protein sequence MQNEKFEAVQKVINSRISCRGFLDKPVSEEILKEIVELSERSPTWKNAQSYELIAVSGNLKNTICEELIEKAKTGALPNSDFPYETNYPSKIKKRIMELAMEFYGHLKIERKDKPKREIQMLKNFSGFGSPTIVFCLIPSSLREWAILDLGIFLGHVVIAAESKGLSTCLQAALVSYPDIIRKYLNIGIDKSIAVGFSIGYKDDSELANSFYSKRVPIDEILRFAR from the coding sequence ATGCAGAATGAAAAGTTTGAAGCAGTCCAAAAGGTTATAAACTCCAGAATTAGCTGTAGAGGTTTTCTTGATAAACCTGTCTCAGAAGAAATTCTGAAAGAAATTGTAGAGCTTTCTGAAAGGTCTCCTACTTGGAAAAATGCACAGAGCTATGAACTCATCGCTGTAAGCGGGAACTTAAAAAATACGATTTGTGAAGAGCTTATCGAAAAAGCAAAAACAGGGGCTTTACCAAATTCTGATTTTCCGTACGAGACAAACTATCCTTCTAAAATTAAAAAAAGAATCATGGAGCTCGCAATGGAATTTTATGGTCATCTAAAAATTGAAAGAAAAGATAAACCAAAAAGAGAAATCCAAATGCTTAAAAATTTTTCTGGGTTTGGGTCGCCTACGATTGTATTTTGCTTAATTCCTTCTAGTTTAAGAGAATGGGCAATTTTAGATTTAGGAATTTTTCTCGGTCATGTAGTTATTGCAGCAGAATCAAAAGGTCTTTCAACTTGTTTGCAGGCAGCTTTAGTATCGTATCCCGATATTATACGGAAATATTTGAATATCGGGATAGACAAATCTATTGCAGTTGGTTTTTCAATAGGGTACAAAGACGACTCAGAATTAGCAAATTCATTCTATTCAAAAAGAGTACCGATTGATGAAATCCTTCGGTTTGCAAGATGA
- a CDS encoding metallophosphoesterase codes for MKIVYITDIHDGLQNLKQILLETSPDLYLLSGDIIYKAFFNPEKIIEFCSSQEELSIILKETQSDLTAYDFATRVIRFPEKYSEKVYNKSVEYRVLFNLAAKTMKEKYEIIEKLLNKYAKSPTWLLPGNYDIDLQYTALFERDLHRKTFEFEDIKFAGYGGAPITTSGIPEKLAVKFHEYNRNGSNYSEPEEFFMEELPDVVVIHNPAYGYLDTIPGFGHIGSQGIRRYLDEHSPLLVLSGHVHEDQGVLKKNKSIFLNPSNFGGVDSIYGYQEGGFFSEIILENRQVQSIKLNRLVSNKAVTLIEVDCTGDELKAAFVMENSEVPPENFIRK; via the coding sequence ATGAAAATCGTATATATCACAGATATACACGATGGACTTCAGAATTTAAAACAAATTCTATTAGAAACATCTCCCGATCTATATTTACTTTCCGGGGATATTATTTATAAAGCTTTTTTTAATCCCGAAAAAATTATAGAGTTTTGCTCATCCCAGGAAGAGCTTTCTATAATTCTAAAAGAAACTCAGTCTGATCTTACTGCTTATGATTTTGCTACAAGGGTGATTCGCTTTCCGGAAAAATATTCTGAAAAAGTTTATAATAAATCTGTAGAGTACAGAGTTCTTTTTAATCTTGCTGCAAAGACTATGAAAGAGAAATATGAAATCATAGAAAAACTCCTAAACAAATACGCCAAGTCTCCTACTTGGCTTTTGCCTGGGAATTACGACATAGACTTACAATATACGGCTCTATTTGAAAGAGACCTGCACAGAAAAACTTTTGAATTTGAAGATATAAAATTCGCCGGTTACGGAGGAGCACCGATTACAACATCAGGAATACCGGAAAAACTAGCGGTTAAGTTTCATGAATACAATAGAAATGGGTCAAATTATAGCGAGCCTGAAGAATTTTTTATGGAAGAATTGCCCGATGTAGTGGTGATACACAACCCGGCTTACGGATATTTAGATACTATCCCAGGATTTGGTCATATCGGATCACAAGGAATTCGCAGATATTTAGACGAGCATTCCCCTTTATTGGTTTTATCCGGGCATGTCCACGAAGACCAAGGGGTTTTGAAAAAGAATAAGTCTATTTTTTTGAATCCTTCTAATTTCGGGGGGGTAGATTCGATCTACGGATACCAAGAAGGTGGATTTTTTTCTGAAATTATTTTAGAAAATCGCCAAGTTCAGAGTATAAAACTAAATCGTTTAGTGTCAAATAAAGCGGTAACTTTGATTGAAGTAGATTGCACAGGTGATGAGCTAAAGGCAGCTTTTGTTATGGAAAATTCGGAAGTACCACCGGAAAATTTTATAAGGAAATAA